In the genome of Pelagibacterium nitratireducens, one region contains:
- the yjfF gene encoding galactofuranose ABC transporter, permease protein YjfF, which produces MNPRYWPLIATITIFVLAYGLAVMQFPALFSTRVLGNLLTDNAFLGVAAVGMTFVILSGGIDLSVGSVIAFSSVLIAVLVTQLGIHPLPAFAITLLATTLFGASMGAMIHYLEVPPFIVTLAGMFLARGLTFLLTQDSISVSHDFYTWVRQFYYVMPGGGRLTFNGGLMLLVFAIGIVVCHRTRFGAYVYALGGNAQSAALLGVPVARTTIGIYAVSSFLAGLSGVVYSLYTSSGYPLAAVGVELDTIAAVVIGGTLLSGGFGFMLGSLVGVFIQGMIQTYIVFDGTLSSWWTKIVIGGLLFGFIVLQRVIIAASKRDWRKKKVEAVRA; this is translated from the coding sequence ATGAACCCACGCTACTGGCCGCTGATCGCCACCATCACCATTTTCGTCCTCGCCTATGGGCTGGCCGTCATGCAGTTCCCGGCGCTGTTTTCCACGCGCGTTCTGGGCAATCTCCTGACCGACAACGCCTTTCTCGGCGTCGCTGCGGTCGGCATGACCTTCGTCATTTTGTCGGGCGGCATCGATCTGTCGGTGGGCTCGGTCATCGCCTTTTCCTCGGTGCTGATCGCGGTGCTGGTCACCCAGCTCGGCATCCACCCCCTGCCCGCCTTCGCCATAACGCTCTTGGCCACCACCCTGTTCGGCGCGTCGATGGGCGCCATGATCCATTATCTGGAAGTCCCGCCCTTCATCGTCACCCTGGCCGGCATGTTCCTGGCGCGCGGGCTGACGTTCCTGCTCACCCAGGATTCGATCTCGGTCAGCCATGATTTCTACACCTGGGTGCGCCAGTTCTATTACGTCATGCCCGGCGGCGGGCGCCTCACCTTCAATGGCGGGCTGATGCTTTTGGTCTTTGCCATCGGCATCGTGGTCTGCCACCGCACCCGGTTCGGCGCTTACGTTTATGCGCTGGGCGGAAATGCCCAGTCCGCCGCCCTGCTCGGTGTCCCCGTGGCCCGCACCACCATCGGGATTTATGCCGTTTCGAGCTTTCTCGCCGGGCTCTCGGGCGTGGTCTATTCGCTCTACACCTCCTCGGGCTACCCGCTGGCCGCCGTCGGTGTCGAACTCGATACCATCGCCGCCGTGGTCATCGGCGGCACGCTGCTGTCGGGCGGGTTCGGCTTCATGCTCGGTTCGCTGGTTGGCGTCTTCATCCAGGGGATGATCCAGACCTACATCGTTTTCGACGGGACGCTCTCGAGCTGGTGGACCAAGATCGTCATCGGCGGATTGCTGTTCGGCTTCATCGTCCTCCAGCGCGTCATCATCGCCGCCTCCAAACGCGACTGGCGCAAAAAGAAGGTGGAAGCCGTCCGGGCGTAG
- a CDS encoding sugar ABC transporter ATP-binding protein gives MPQPAPILAASGIAKSFLSHKVLDEVGIELFPGEVHALLGENGAGKSTLIKILTGAYTHDAGTITLDGAPIHPRDTRHAQEMGIGTVYQEVNLLPNMSVADNLYIGRQPMKWGLLDTKKMQRDARALLSRYDLKIDPGAQLDSFSVAVQQIVAIARAVDISGKVLILDEPTASLDQHEVEILFEIVRQLKSQGMAIVFITHFLDQVYDIADRVTVLRNGRRVGSRPIEGLGRMDLVTMMLGEALEHEDAMRIGVTRQPGELYASFKNYSLTGKAAPFDLDLHRGEIVGVAGLLGSGRTEMARLLFGIDRPDSGQLTVAGQPATLREPRDAIALAFAFAPEDRKLDGIVGDLTVRENIMLALQAHRGWTRPMSRTEQAELADRYIKALDIRCTGPEQPVKFLSGGNQQKVVLARWLATNPKLLILDEPTRGIDVGAHAEIIKMINRLCDDGMSLFVISSELDEITAYSSRVLVLRERAIAGELTGEAINTKAIMEMIASEPEARPQ, from the coding sequence ATGCCCCAACCCGCCCCCATCCTCGCCGCCTCGGGAATTGCGAAATCCTTTCTCTCCCACAAGGTCCTCGACGAGGTCGGCATCGAACTGTTCCCCGGCGAGGTTCATGCCCTGCTCGGCGAGAACGGCGCGGGCAAATCGACCCTGATCAAGATCCTCACCGGCGCCTACACCCATGACGCCGGCACCATCACGCTCGATGGCGCCCCCATTCATCCGCGCGATACCCGCCACGCGCAGGAAATGGGCATCGGCACAGTCTATCAGGAGGTCAACCTCCTCCCCAATATGAGCGTCGCCGACAATCTCTATATCGGCCGCCAGCCCATGAAATGGGGACTGCTCGACACAAAAAAGATGCAGCGCGACGCCCGCGCCCTCCTCTCCCGCTACGATCTGAAAATCGATCCCGGCGCCCAGCTCGACAGCTTTTCAGTCGCCGTCCAGCAGATCGTCGCCATCGCCCGCGCCGTCGATATTTCGGGCAAGGTTCTGATCCTTGACGAACCGACCGCGAGCCTTGACCAGCACGAGGTCGAAATCCTGTTCGAGATCGTCCGGCAGCTCAAATCCCAGGGCATGGCGATCGTTTTCATCACCCACTTCCTCGATCAGGTCTATGACATCGCCGACCGTGTCACGGTGCTGCGCAATGGCCGCCGCGTCGGTTCGCGCCCCATCGAAGGGCTAGGCCGCATGGACCTTGTCACCATGATGCTGGGCGAGGCGCTCGAACACGAGGACGCCATGCGCATCGGGGTCACCCGCCAGCCCGGCGAACTTTACGCCTCGTTCAAGAACTATTCGCTTACCGGCAAGGCTGCCCCGTTCGATCTCGATCTGCACAGGGGCGAAATCGTTGGCGTTGCGGGCCTCCTCGGGTCGGGCCGCACGGAAATGGCGCGCCTGTTGTTCGGCATCGACAGGCCCGACAGCGGCCAATTGACCGTCGCGGGCCAGCCCGCCACGCTGCGCGAACCGCGCGACGCCATTGCGCTCGCCTTCGCCTTTGCGCCGGAGGATCGCAAGCTCGACGGCATCGTGGGCGATCTCACCGTGCGCGAAAACATCATGCTGGCGCTCCAGGCCCATCGCGGCTGGACCAGGCCCATGAGCCGCACCGAACAGGCCGAGTTGGCCGATCGCTACATCAAGGCGCTCGATATCCGCTGCACCGGCCCCGAACAGCCGGTCAAATTCCTTTCGGGCGGCAATCAGCAAAAGGTGGTCCTCGCGCGCTGGCTGGCGACAAATCCCAAGCTCCTGATCCTGGACGAACCCACCCGCGGCATCGACGTCGGCGCCCACGCCGAAATCATCAAGATGATCAACAGGCTGTGCGATGACGGCATGAGCCTGTTCGTCATTTCCTCCGAGCTCGACGAAATCACCGCCTATTCCTCCCGCGTTCTCGTCCTGCGCGAGCGCGCCATAGCCGGGGAGCTGACGGGCGAGGCAATCAACACCAAGGCGATCATGGAAATGATCGCCAGCGAGCCCGAGGCAAGGCCCCAATGA
- a CDS encoding beta-1,6-N-acetylglucosaminyltransferase: MIAYFVLVHRYPAQFKRLFKAIYLPGNQYVIHVDKSSGPELAEDIAAFLKPYQDVELLEAQDALWGGYSLVDAELRGMARLLEMDGHWTHYINLSGQDFPLKSQNYIREFFAANPGKQFIRALDQRKERPDTLNRISHLFVEEQGKMTATGVARPFLSSDTPFIGTQWKAVTRSFCEFVCHDPRADRFKTFYRNSFIADEAFFQTVIMNSGDQGIVMNDDLRMIDWVPDGDIKLRPRNYGEKDLDQLQQSPDLFARKFDAEDDTAILSLLERHLQSPAANTYRIPAPAPRTPSYSNTVDMAFVDRPTRDDRVHPSSLTN; the protein is encoded by the coding sequence ATGATCGCCTATTTTGTGCTGGTTCACCGTTATCCCGCGCAGTTCAAACGTCTCTTCAAGGCGATTTACCTGCCTGGCAATCAATATGTCATTCACGTGGACAAGAGTTCGGGCCCTGAGTTGGCAGAGGACATCGCAGCGTTCCTCAAGCCCTATCAGGACGTGGAACTGCTCGAGGCGCAAGATGCCCTCTGGGGTGGATACAGCCTGGTCGATGCAGAACTGCGTGGCATGGCCCGCCTGCTCGAAATGGACGGCCACTGGACCCATTACATCAATCTCTCTGGGCAGGATTTTCCGCTCAAGAGCCAGAATTACATCCGCGAGTTCTTCGCCGCCAATCCCGGCAAACAGTTCATTCGCGCGCTCGATCAGCGCAAGGAACGTCCCGACACTCTCAACCGCATCAGCCATCTCTTCGTCGAAGAGCAGGGAAAGATGACCGCAACCGGCGTTGCCCGCCCGTTCCTGTCAAGCGATACGCCGTTTATTGGGACTCAGTGGAAAGCCGTCACCCGCAGCTTTTGCGAATTTGTCTGTCATGATCCCCGGGCCGACCGGTTCAAGACGTTCTATCGGAACAGCTTCATCGCGGACGAAGCGTTTTTCCAGACCGTGATCATGAACAGCGGCGACCAGGGCATCGTCATGAACGACGATTTGCGCATGATCGACTGGGTTCCCGATGGCGATATCAAGCTGCGCCCGCGCAATTACGGCGAGAAAGATCTCGACCAACTCCAACAAAGCCCCGATCTTTTCGCGCGCAAATTCGATGCAGAGGACGACACAGCAATCCTTTCCCTGCTCGAACGCCATCTGCAATCGCCGGCGGCCAATACTTACCGCATCCCGGCGCCGGCACCCAGGACACCTTCCTATTCGAACACGGTGGACATGGCCTTCGTTGATCGGCCGACCCGTGATGATCGAGTGCACCCGTCGTCATTGACCAACTGA
- a CDS encoding SDR family NAD(P)-dependent oxidoreductase codes for MQHQQTVIITGGNSGLGLACAKALLANSPDLHVVIAARDAVRARAAVEALRQAAPQNGANVEAMMLDLASLASVRAFAEELDRRLAAGSLPPVKGLVCNAGFQGARGLTADGYERTFGVNHLGHYLLVNLMLPLLAPSARIAIVASGVHDRAQLATLPSALAATMPGPAWNEPIKLAHGEMGPEAGNDDEAADRGRRYSTSKLANIYFAYELARRLPAGTTANAFDPGLMPGTGLAREYPAPARFLWRVVLPRLLPLMRRLVTPNIHSTTESGAALARLIVDPALENTNGRYFEGLREIRSSTESYDPQRARDLWDTSALLTGLAPVPA; via the coding sequence ATGCAACATCAACAGACCGTCATCATCACCGGGGGCAATTCAGGACTGGGCCTGGCGTGCGCCAAAGCTCTTCTAGCCAATTCACCCGACCTGCACGTGGTCATTGCCGCCCGGGACGCAGTGCGGGCCCGCGCTGCGGTCGAAGCGCTGCGGCAGGCAGCGCCGCAGAACGGCGCGAATGTCGAAGCGATGATGCTCGATCTGGCGTCGTTGGCTTCGGTGCGCGCCTTTGCCGAAGAACTGGATCGCCGGCTGGCGGCGGGCAGTTTGCCGCCCGTCAAAGGGCTCGTCTGCAATGCTGGCTTTCAGGGCGCTCGCGGGCTGACGGCAGATGGCTACGAGAGAACATTCGGCGTCAACCACCTGGGCCATTACCTGCTGGTCAATCTGATGCTTCCCCTGCTCGCCCCCTCGGCGCGCATCGCAATCGTGGCCAGCGGCGTGCATGATCGTGCCCAACTGGCGACCCTTCCGTCTGCCCTTGCAGCCACAATGCCCGGTCCGGCATGGAACGAACCCATAAAGCTTGCCCATGGAGAAATGGGTCCCGAGGCCGGAAATGACGATGAAGCCGCCGACCGGGGCCGGCGCTACTCAACCTCAAAGCTTGCCAACATCTACTTCGCCTACGAACTTGCACGGCGCCTTCCGGCTGGTACGACAGCGAACGCATTCGATCCGGGGCTGATGCCCGGTACGGGCCTTGCCCGCGAATATCCGGCGCCGGCCCGCTTTCTGTGGCGGGTGGTGCTGCCCAGGCTCCTGCCCCTCATGCGCCGGCTCGTCACACCCAACATCCATTCCACCACGGAATCGGGCGCAGCCCTTGCCCGGCTCATTGTCGATCCCGCCCTGGAAAACACCAATGGCCGCTACTTTGAAGGCCTGCGGGAAATCCGCTCCTCGACAGAATCCTACGACCCACAAAGGGCCCGGGATCTGTGGGACACCAGCGCTCTTCTGACCGGTCTGGCCCCCGTTCCGGCATAG
- the ytfQ gene encoding galactofuranose ABC transporter, galactofuranose-binding protein YtfQ, which translates to MKLFKQLALGVSTFALLGSAAMAQEGLEGMTIGFSQIGSESGWRAAETSVTRQQAEEWGVNLQFSDAQQRQENQIRAIRSFVAQGVDAILLAPVVATGWEEVLSEAKDADIPVVLLDRGIEAPEDLYLTSVASDQVLEGRVAGEWLAETVGDEDCRVVELQGTVGSSPAINRKQGFEEAIAEHDNIEIVRSQTGDFTRALGKQVMEGFLRAENGGQDICALYAHNDDMAVGAIQAISEAGLNPGEDILVVSIDAVPDIFTAIAAGDANATVELTPNMAGPAFEALAAYLNDGVEPEKFIITESKLYTAEDDPEGEAERRRDLGY; encoded by the coding sequence ATGAAATTGTTCAAGCAGCTTGCGCTCGGCGTGAGCACATTTGCCCTACTGGGGTCCGCCGCCATGGCGCAGGAAGGCCTTGAAGGCATGACCATCGGCTTCTCGCAGATCGGCTCGGAATCGGGCTGGCGCGCCGCCGAAACCTCGGTCACCCGCCAGCAGGCCGAAGAATGGGGCGTCAACCTGCAGTTCTCGGACGCCCAGCAGCGCCAGGAAAACCAGATTCGCGCCATCCGCTCGTTCGTCGCGCAGGGCGTCGATGCCATCCTGCTCGCCCCCGTGGTCGCCACCGGCTGGGAAGAGGTTCTGAGCGAGGCCAAAGACGCCGACATTCCCGTGGTGCTGCTCGACCGCGGCATCGAGGCGCCCGAAGATCTCTATCTCACCTCCGTCGCATCCGATCAGGTCCTTGAAGGGCGCGTTGCGGGCGAGTGGCTGGCCGAAACGGTCGGTGACGAAGACTGCCGCGTCGTCGAACTTCAGGGCACCGTGGGCTCCTCGCCCGCCATCAACCGCAAGCAGGGCTTTGAAGAAGCCATCGCCGAACACGACAATATCGAGATCGTGCGCTCCCAGACCGGCGATTTCACCCGCGCCCTGGGCAAGCAGGTGATGGAAGGCTTTTTGCGCGCCGAAAACGGCGGCCAGGACATCTGCGCCCTTTACGCCCACAATGACGATATGGCCGTGGGCGCCATCCAGGCCATCAGCGAAGCGGGCCTGAACCCGGGCGAAGACATTCTGGTGGTCTCGATCGACGCCGTCCCCGATATCTTCACCGCCATTGCGGCGGGCGATGCCAATGCCACGGTGGAGCTCACCCCCAACATGGCCGGTCCCGCTTTCGAGGCGCTGGCCGCCTATCTCAACGATGGTGTCGAACCCGAAAAGTTCATCATCACCGAGTCCAAGCTCTATACGGCCGAGGACGATCCTGAAGGCGAAGCCGAACGCCGCCGCGATCTGGGGTATTGA
- a CDS encoding universal stress protein: MSDIYIVGFDGTEASGRAADLAADLAKTSGATLHLVLVLEWSPYSFLSQEELAERHKRREEELVRAAKVVEPIAAKYRAMSITTTHEVRYGHAGEIISDIAASSGAKQIFVGRQGSRKLTDRLLGGLTMALVQIATVPVTVVP, translated from the coding sequence ATGTCGGACATCTATATAGTGGGCTTCGACGGGACCGAAGCTTCGGGGCGCGCCGCTGATCTTGCGGCCGATCTCGCCAAGACCTCGGGGGCCACGCTGCATCTTGTGCTGGTGCTCGAATGGTCACCTTACAGTTTCCTGAGCCAGGAAGAATTGGCCGAGCGTCACAAGCGGCGTGAGGAGGAACTGGTTCGCGCCGCCAAGGTCGTCGAGCCCATTGCCGCAAAATACCGCGCCATGAGCATCACCACCACCCATGAGGTGCGCTACGGCCATGCCGGTGAAATCATATCGGACATCGCCGCATCCTCGGGGGCAAAGCAGATCTTTGTCGGCCGCCAGGGTTCGCGAAAACTCACCGACCGCCTTTTGGGCGGGTTGACCATGGCGCTCGTCCAGATCGCCACGGTGCCGGTCACCGTGGTTCCGTAA
- a CDS encoding VOC family protein: MAQLKDKVSSAIVAVSDIERARTFYSETLGLDLKEDGMGGVLVYRTGSTHLLVYPSDFAGTNKANAVVFDCGGDIEAIVADLRDKGVTFEHYPDMGVDYKDGIHSAGGFKMVWFKDPDGNILHLNSA; this comes from the coding sequence ATGGCCCAGCTCAAAGACAAGGTTTCGTCGGCCATCGTCGCGGTCAGCGACATCGAACGGGCGCGCACATTCTACAGCGAAACACTCGGCCTCGACCTAAAGGAGGACGGAATGGGCGGCGTTCTGGTCTACAGGACCGGCAGCACCCACCTGCTCGTCTATCCTTCGGACTTTGCCGGTACCAACAAGGCCAACGCGGTGGTGTTCGATTGCGGTGGCGATATCGAGGCGATTGTCGCCGACCTGCGCGACAAGGGCGTCACCTTCGAGCACTATCCCGATATGGGCGTCGATTATAAGGACGGCATCCACAGCGCGGGCGGGTTCAAGATGGTCTGGTTCAAGGACCCCGACGGGAACATTTTGCACCTCAACAGCGCCTGA
- a CDS encoding GNAT family N-acetyltransferase — protein MSEFTIEREDGEGKGRYVVRIDGHEAEMTYTMVGTRQRIIDHTGVPDALRGRGVGEALVLRGIEDARAEGVKIIPLCPFAKAQIERHPEWQDVVRGYDAGIKNR, from the coding sequence ATGAGCGAATTTACCATCGAGCGCGAGGATGGTGAGGGCAAGGGGCGCTATGTGGTCCGCATCGACGGGCATGAAGCGGAGATGACCTATACCATGGTGGGCACGCGCCAGCGGATTATCGACCATACCGGCGTGCCCGATGCCCTGCGGGGACGCGGGGTGGGCGAGGCGCTGGTGCTGCGCGGCATCGAGGACGCGCGCGCCGAGGGGGTCAAGATCATCCCGCTGTGCCCGTTCGCCAAGGCCCAGATCGAACGCCATCCCGAATGGCAGGATGTGGTGCGGGGGTACGATGCGGGAATAAAAAACCGGTAA
- a CDS encoding MerR family transcriptional regulator, with protein sequence MLISEFARRTALSVDTVRYYVRAGLMTPQQGTRGGRNPYQEFSEADIRVADVIRFGQALGMSLKEISAVLHAPYESQLEILKERRDDLRARGEDLLRLARYLDEKIEWINAGSHGDPPELEHPSLKYAAADGCD encoded by the coding sequence ATGCTTATTTCCGAATTTGCCCGCCGCACGGCGCTCAGCGTCGACACCGTCCGCTATTACGTCCGGGCCGGCCTGATGACGCCTCAGCAAGGCACCAGGGGCGGGCGGAACCCGTATCAGGAGTTCTCAGAGGCCGACATCCGGGTCGCCGACGTCATCAGGTTTGGCCAGGCGCTGGGGATGTCGCTCAAGGAAATTTCCGCGGTCTTGCATGCCCCTTACGAGAGCCAGCTCGAAATCCTCAAGGAGCGCCGCGACGATTTGCGGGCGCGCGGCGAAGACCTGCTGCGACTCGCCCGCTACCTTGATGAGAAAATCGAATGGATCAATGCAGGCTCGCACGGTGATCCACCCGAACTCGAGCATCCCAGCCTGAAATACGCCGCCGCGGACGGTTGCGATTGA
- a CDS encoding copper chaperone PCu(A)C — MIRIASRAALAAASALAIASPAMAHMSFETAQSAPGEQFRGVLVLPHGCDGAPTDTIRVTLPHGFTDVSAEAKDGWTLETPGNDGDVSQIVWSGGAVPDDGHETFAFTGTFADDLPETDILFAVEQMCGDVALGWEPAVSLGDAPADHGHHGGDTITVGALELSGAFTRATLPNAPVGGGYVTITNTGDEADRLVSAQSSFSPDVQIHEMAVVNDVMDMRQLPEGLEIPAGETVTLAPGGLHMMFMNISQPFVQGESVPVTLVFDRAGAVEIDLAVQAFGASGMDMSSHEGH; from the coding sequence ATGATCCGCATCGCTTCCCGCGCGGCGCTTGCCGCCGCTTCCGCACTTGCCATCGCATCGCCCGCCATGGCGCATATGAGTTTCGAGACCGCGCAATCGGCGCCCGGTGAACAGTTCCGGGGTGTGCTGGTTCTGCCCCATGGTTGCGACGGCGCACCAACCGATACAATTCGCGTCACGCTGCCTCACGGCTTTACCGATGTGAGCGCCGAGGCCAAGGACGGCTGGACGCTGGAAACGCCTGGCAATGATGGCGACGTCAGCCAGATCGTCTGGTCAGGCGGTGCGGTGCCCGATGACGGGCACGAGACCTTCGCCTTTACCGGCACGTTCGCGGACGATCTGCCCGAGACCGATATTCTGTTTGCCGTCGAGCAGATGTGTGGCGATGTCGCGCTGGGATGGGAGCCGGCGGTGAGCCTGGGCGACGCACCGGCCGATCACGGACACCATGGCGGCGACACCATCACGGTTGGCGCTCTGGAACTGTCCGGCGCCTTTACCCGCGCCACATTGCCCAACGCGCCGGTTGGCGGGGGCTATGTGACGATCACCAACACGGGGGACGAGGCCGACCGGCTGGTCTCGGCGCAATCGTCGTTTTCGCCCGATGTGCAGATCCACGAAATGGCGGTGGTCAACGACGTGATGGACATGCGGCAATTGCCCGAGGGGCTCGAGATTCCGGCCGGTGAGACGGTGACGCTGGCCCCGGGCGGGCTGCACATGATGTTCATGAACATTTCCCAGCCCTTCGTTCAAGGCGAGAGCGTGCCGGTGACGCTGGTGTTCGATAGGGCCGGGGCGGTCGAGATCGACCTGGCGGTGCAGGCCTTCGGGGCATCGGGCATGGATATGTCCAGCCATGAGGGGCACTGA
- a CDS encoding alanine/glycine:cation symporter family protein, translated as MRKLLLALALLLPLFALPAFGQEAAGEAAETAVEAQETIEETTRTVDMMVNDAISPISNAVVSVIFYSVPIAGVDFPLIVGWLVVAATIFTVYFGFIQFRVFGHAIALVRGDYSDPKDAGEVSHFQALATALSGTVGLGNIAGVGVAIAVGGPGATFWMILAGLLGMASKFTECTLGVKYRNELPDGRVSGGPMYYLSKGLAERGMAGLGKFFAIFFAICCIGGALGGGNMFQSNQSFQQLVNITGGNDVSPLAGFGWLFGIIMALIVGAVIIGGIKSIAKVTEKIVPLMGVLYVGTALVIILMNIGSLGWAFSQIIGGAFSPEGVAGGAIGALIQGFRRAAFSNEAGIGSAAIAHSAVRTKEPATEGIVSLLEPFIDTVVICTMTALVIIFTGALSTGLTGVELTSAAFGAQFSFFPYLLALAVLLFAFSTMLSWSYYGLKSWTYLFGEGKTKENVFKIIFCVFVVIGASMSLGPVIDFSDSMIFAMALPNIIGLYLLMPVVKREVNQYFAKIKSGEIRKVKGH; from the coding sequence ATGAGAAAACTGCTTTTGGCACTGGCGCTGCTGCTGCCGCTGTTCGCCCTCCCCGCCTTCGGGCAGGAAGCGGCCGGGGAGGCCGCTGAAACCGCCGTCGAGGCTCAGGAAACCATCGAGGAAACCACCCGCACCGTCGACATGATGGTCAACGACGCCATTTCGCCGATCTCCAACGCGGTCGTCAGCGTCATCTTCTATTCCGTGCCCATCGCCGGGGTCGACTTCCCCCTCATCGTGGGTTGGCTGGTGGTCGCTGCGACCATCTTCACGGTCTATTTCGGCTTCATCCAGTTCAGGGTGTTCGGTCACGCCATCGCACTTGTGCGCGGCGATTATTCCGATCCCAAGGATGCCGGCGAGGTCTCCCACTTCCAGGCGCTCGCCACCGCGCTGTCGGGAACGGTGGGGCTGGGCAACATCGCCGGGGTCGGCGTTGCCATCGCGGTCGGGGGGCCGGGCGCCACCTTCTGGATGATTCTGGCCGGTCTTCTGGGCATGGCGTCCAAGTTCACCGAGTGCACATTGGGCGTCAAATACCGCAACGAGCTGCCCGACGGGCGCGTCTCGGGCGGTCCGATGTACTATCTGTCCAAGGGCCTGGCCGAGCGCGGCATGGCCGGGCTGGGCAAGTTCTTCGCCATCTTCTTTGCCATCTGCTGCATCGGCGGGGCGCTGGGCGGGGGCAACATGTTCCAGTCCAACCAGTCCTTCCAGCAGCTCGTCAACATCACCGGCGGCAACGATGTCAGCCCGCTCGCCGGCTTTGGCTGGCTGTTCGGCATCATCATGGCGCTGATCGTCGGCGCCGTGATCATCGGCGGCATCAAGTCGATCGCCAAGGTCACAGAAAAGATCGTGCCTCTCATGGGCGTTCTCTATGTGGGCACGGCGCTGGTCATCATCTTGATGAACATCGGCTCGCTCGGCTGGGCCTTCTCCCAGATCATCGGCGGGGCGTTCTCGCCCGAAGGCGTTGCGGGCGGGGCGATCGGTGCGCTGATCCAGGGGTTCCGCCGGGCGGCGTTCTCCAATGAAGCAGGCATCGGCTCGGCGGCCATCGCCCACTCGGCGGTGCGCACCAAGGAGCCGGCCACCGAAGGCATCGTCTCGCTGCTCGAGCCGTTCATCGATACGGTGGTGATCTGCACGATGACCGCGCTGGTCATCATCTTCACCGGCGCGCTGAGCACCGGGCTTACGGGCGTGGAGCTGACATCGGCGGCCTTTGGCGCGCAGTTCAGCTTCTTTCCCTATCTGCTGGCTCTGGCCGTGCTGTTGTTCGCCTTCTCGACAATGCTCAGCTGGTCCTATTACGGGCTCAAATCGTGGACCTATCTGTTCGGCGAGGGCAAGACGAAGGAAAATGTCTTCAAGATCATCTTCTGCGTCTTCGTGGTGATCGGCGCCTCGATGAGCCTTGGCCCGGTCATCGATTTCTCGGATTCGATGATCTTTGCCATGGCCCTGCCCAACATCATCGGGCTCTACCTCTTGATGCCGGTCGTCAAGCGCGAGGTGAACCAGTACTTCGCCAAGATCAAATCGGGCGAGATCAGGAAGGTGAAGGGGCACTGA
- a CDS encoding ABC transporter permease — protein MTRSIFSVVKPQFVALIAILLINWILFPGFFNLFIRDGRVYGSLIDVLNRGAPVAILAIGMTAVIATRGVDLSVGAVMAIAGAVAATMVQGDGNALIVVVGAALGVGLLCGLWNGALVAVLGLQPIIATLILMVAGRGIAQTITEGFIVTFNDPGLIFLGSGSILGLPTPIIIMLVLALITTLVMRLTALGLFIESVGINRSASSYAGLRARSLLIGVYAFAGFCAAISGIIAAADIRGADANNVGLWLELDAILAVVIGGTSLMGGRFSIPMSVIGALIIQAMNTGILVSGFPPEFNLLVKAALIIIILIVQSPLAGRLWHFATRSRTKRPEVSSR, from the coding sequence ATGACCCGCTCGATCTTTTCGGTCGTCAAACCGCAATTTGTTGCGCTGATCGCCATCCTGCTCATCAACTGGATCCTGTTTCCCGGGTTCTTCAACCTCTTCATCCGCGATGGCCGGGTCTATGGCTCGCTGATCGACGTGCTCAATCGCGGCGCCCCGGTCGCCATTCTGGCCATCGGCATGACCGCCGTCATCGCCACGCGCGGGGTCGATCTTTCGGTCGGGGCGGTGATGGCCATTGCCGGGGCGGTCGCCGCCACAATGGTGCAGGGCGATGGCAATGCGCTCATTGTCGTGGTTGGCGCCGCGCTCGGCGTCGGGCTTCTGTGCGGGCTGTGGAACGGCGCCCTTGTCGCCGTGCTCGGCCTGCAGCCGATCATCGCCACTTTGATCCTCATGGTCGCCGGGCGCGGCATCGCCCAAACCATCACCGAAGGTTTCATCGTCACCTTCAACGATCCGGGCCTGATCTTTTTAGGCTCGGGCTCCATCCTCGGGCTGCCGACCCCCATCATCATCATGTTGGTCCTTGCCCTCATCACCACACTGGTCATGCGCCTGACAGCTTTGGGCCTGTTCATCGAATCGGTCGGCATCAACCGTTCGGCCTCGTCCTATGCGGGCCTGCGCGCCCGTTCGCTGCTCATTGGGGTTTACGCCTTCGCCGGCTTCTGCGCGGCCATTTCCGGCATCATCGCCGCCGCCGACATTCGCGGCGCGGATGCCAACAATGTGGGGCTCTGGCTCGAACTCGATGCCATTCTCGCCGTGGTCATCGGCGGCACATCGCTGATGGGTGGGCGGTTTTCCATTCCCATGTCGGTGATCGGCGCGCTGATCATTCAGGCCATGAACACCGGCATTCTGGTCTCGGGCTTCCCGCCCGAATTCAACCTTCTGGTCAAGGCCGCGCTCATCATCATCATCCTGATCGTCCAATCGCCGCTGGCCGGTCGCCTCTGGCACTTCGCCACCCGCTCCCGCACCAAACGCCCTGAGGTCAGCTCGAGATGA